AGGACCGAACCCGGCGGTGTCAGCGCCGCCTCGACGAGGCGGGCGCCGACGCGGCCGTCCTGTTTCCGAGCACCAACCTGTTCTACGTCTCGGGGTTCCGCGAGGAGCCCGGCGAGCGCCACCTGTTCCTGGTCGTCCCGAGCGCGGAGCGTGGCTCCGCGGAAGGCGCGAGCGGGCACGGCCCGCGAGTCACCGGGGCCGACCCGGCGTTCGTCGCGCCCGAGATGTACGACGAGCAGATCCGCGACGCCTCCTGGGTCGCGGACGTCCGGCTCTGGGCCGACGGCGAGGACCCGACCGACCTCGTGGCCGACCTCGCCGACGAATTCGACCTCCGGGGCGGCCGGCTGCTGGTCGACGACACGATGTGGGCGCGGTTCACACAGGACCTCCGCGAGACGCTGCCCGACGCCACCTTCGGGCTGGCCAGCGAGGTCTTCGACGACCTCCGGGCGCGCAAGGACGAGGCCGAACTCGCGGCGCTCCGGACCGCGGGCGACCTCGCCGACGCGGTGAGCCTCGAGATACGGGAACTCGGCGAGGAGGCCGTCGGGATGACAGAGACCGAACTCGCGGCCGAGATCGATCGCCGCCTCGCGGAGAAGGGCGGCGAGGAGGTCGCGTTCGGGACCATCGCGGGCTCGGGCCCGAACGGCGCCAAGCCCCATCACCGTCACGGCGGGCGCGAGATCGAGCGCGGCGACCCGGTGGTGCTGGACTTCGGCGCGTACGTCGACGGCTACCCCGGCGACCAGACCCGGACGGTCGTGTTCGCGGGCGACCCGCCCGCGGAGTTCGAGCGGGTCCACGAGGTCGTCCGCGAGGCCCAGCGGGCCGCGGTCGAGGCCGCGGAACCGGGCGTCCCGGCCGAGTCGGTCGACCGCGCGGCCCGCGAGGTCATCGAGGACGCGGGCTACGGCGAGGAGTTCGTCCACCGAACGGGCCACGGCGTCGGCCTCGACGTCCACGAGGACCCCTACATCGTGGCGGGGAACGACGAGGAACTCGAACCGGGGATGGTGTTCAGCGTCGAACCCGGTATCTACCTGCCCGGCGAGTTCGGCGTCCGCATCGAGGACCTGGTCGCCGTCACCGACGACGGCTGCGAGCGCCTGAACGACTCGCCCCGGACGTGGGAGCCGCTCTGACCGAGTCTACCGTGACCTACCTCAGCCACGCCGTCCGGTCGATCCGGGACGACCCGGTCGAGGGGGAGTCGGTCCGACTCGTCCTGACCGTCGGGGGCGACGCCGACGAGTCGGCGGTCGCAGAATCGGTCGAGTCGCTCGGCGGCGAGGCGGTCCGGGACCTCCGGTTCGACCGCCTGCTGGTCGAGGTGGCCCAGACCGACGTCGACGCGGTCTGCTCGCTGGCGGGCGTCGCCTCGGTCGAGACCGACGCGGTGCTGGACCCGACCTGAGCCGCTCGGGGGCGGTCCGCGCCGTCTCGGCTGGGGCCGCGGATTCCCCCGTAGACGTTTTCACGGCGCGGTTCCGGGGTTGTACTAACCGAGCGGAGCCGCCACCGGGCAAGCAGTTTCAAGTGAGTGACTGGTGTAGGGTCTGCGGGGAAATGGGGGACGACGACACTGAACACCGGCCCGGTGCGGTCCACGACGAACCGGTGACGACGATGGGCCGGCGCCGGTTCGTGGACACGCTCGCGAGCCTCGGCTTCGGCGCGCTCTCCGCGAGTCTGCTCACCGCCGACGACGTGCGGGCGGCGAGCCGCGACGAGGTGCCGGTGGTCTACGGTCTGACGCGGAGCGACGACGGGGGATTGACCCCCCGGCGAAAGACGGTGCCGGCCGACTGGTACGAGGACTTCCGGACGGCGCTCGCGGCCCACCGGAACCTGGAGGCGGTCCACCGCGACGCGGTGGCGAACTCGGCGGTGGCGCCCGGGGAGTACGGCGGCGCGAACGCGTCGATTCGCGTCGAGATAACCTCGGAGGACGTCCGGGGCGACGTCCCCGAGCGCGTCCAGAACACGCCGGTCGAGGTCCGCAAGGTCGAGCGAGCGACCGGGGGCGACCGGGGCCTCCGGGCCGAACCGAGCGCGTCGGTCGGTCTCCAGGACGGCGGCGTCCCGGGGAGCGTCGCGGTCGCCAGCGAGGACCTCTACGGGACCTTAGCGCCCGCGATGCGCGACCCGGCCGACGGGTCGCTGTACTTCGCCACCGCCAACCACGTCTTCGGCGGGACCGGCAACGAGGGCAAGCCGATGTACCTGCTCGACGACGGCCGGACCAAGATCGGGGAGGTGCGGTCGGGCTACCCGAAGGCGGACGTCGTCTGCGCCAGCCCGACCGACGACTACCGACCGCTCCACCGCATCCGGGACGGGTCGCCCGGCCGGGTCCTGGGCCAGTTCACCCGGACCGGCCTCGCCGACCTGAAGGCCGCGGGCGAACCGCTGGAGAAGATCGGCGTCAAGACCGGCCACACGAAGGGGAAAATCCAGGCGGTGGACGGGCTCACCTGCGCCTACGGCGCCATCTGCAAGCAGGGGCAGCTCAAGTGGGGCGACGAGTCGGGATTCGACGACGGCGACAGCGGGTCGGTCAACTACCACCCCGACCCGGACGACCCGGACGCGGGCGTGCTCGTCGGCGGGTTCAACAACGCCCGGACGTGGTGGCCCGGCGAGAACTACATCTGGGGGACCGCGGCCCACCACATCACCGAGACCCACGGACTGACGTTCTGAACGGGCGGACTACCTGCACTTTCAGACTGGCGCGCGCTGGCGCGACCCTTGTGTCGCGCCAGTGCGTGCGAGGGACGAGGAGCACAGCGAAGCGAGCACCGCAGGAGGCTGGGGAGGGTGAGGCTGTCGCGGTGCGGGGCAGTGCGGAGATTCAGAGGTGACGGCAGTAGCTAGCGTCTCGCGGTCGTATCCCCCTAGACCCACCAAAGAACAGTCCTCGAACCTACAACTCACTCTTCGTCCAGAAACGCCGACAGTAGCTTCCGCTCGCCCACCCGGAGGTGCTGGTGGAACGTCGGCGGCGAGACGCCCAGCGACTCGCTGACCTCCTCGCCGGTCGACTCGCGGGGCCACTCGAAGAAGCCCGCGTAGAACGCCGCCTCCAGTGCCGAGCGCTGGCGCTCGGTCAGGTCCTCGCCCAGCGCGGTCCGGAACTCCTCGACCGTGCGGGCCGGCCGCTCGCGCTCGCGCTGGGCGGCGGCCGACGTGCCCGGCAGCCCCTCCTGGATGGACTCGACCACCGAGCGGACGTCTGCGTTCTGCGGGAGCTCGACCACGCTCCGGCCGCCCTCGGGGGTGAACTCAGCGTGCCGGAGCGTCCCGCCGTGGTCGGCCAGGCCGGTCAGCGGCGACGGCCCGGTGTAGACCAGCTCGAACAGCGCGCCGTCGTCGTGCTCGTTGATCAGGCGGGCCTGCTCGACGTCGTCGGCGTCCTCGGCCCGCGAGAGCACCGTCCCGGGGTCGAGCCCGTCCGCGGTGACGAAGTAGACGAACGACCCCTCGGCGGTCATGGTCACGCCCTCCAGCGCGAACCGGCCGCCCTCCTCGCGGGGGACCCGCGCGAGGAACCCCTCGCCGTGGTCGATCTCGAACTCCACCTCGACGACCGCGTCCGTCAGCAGCGCCCGCTTGTTCTCCGCGGCGTTGATGGCGTGGCCGATGGTCTCGCCCAGCTCGGCGAGCACCGCCCGCTCGCGGTCGTCGAAGGCGTTCGCGCGGTCGGCGTACACGCAGAGGACGCCGTACACCGTCTCGCGGTAGCGCAGCGGGAGCGCGGCCGCCGACTGGTAGCCCCGCTCGAGCGCCGCCTCGCGCCACGGCGCGAACTCGTCGTCCTCCGGGACGCTCTGTACCACCTGGACCTCTCCGGTCTCGACCGCGATCTGGGCCGGCCCGCGGGGCGTCTCCTCGTGCATGGCCTTGATCTCGTCGAGGTACCCCTCTCCGGCGCCCGCCCAGGTGGTCGGCTCCGCCCAGTCCGAACCGGCCATCGTCTCGCCGGTCCACGCGAACTGGTACTGGTCCGACTCCGCGAGCCGGTCGCAGACCGCCTGGAGTATCTCCTCGCGGGTCGCGGCACGGACCAGCAGCTGGTCGACGTCCCGGATGACCGCGTTGATGCGGTCGAGCTCGGCGAGCTGGCACCGCTGGTCGGCGAGCTCGGCCTCGCGGGCCGCCCGGTTGAGCGCGACCTCCGCGTTGGCCGCCAGGACCCGCACCAGGTCCATCTCGTAGTCGTCGAACGCGCCGACAGCCCGGGAGGCCACGGTCATCACGCCCCAGTCGCCCAGCGGGAACGCGCCGAACGCCCGGATGCCCTCGGCGCCGTTCTCGTGGGCGCGCGGGTCGTCCCACGCGTTGTCGAAGTGGAGCGCCTCGCCCTCGGCGAAGGCGGTGCCGACGATCCCCTCGCCGCGTTCGAGGGTCGGCGCCGCGCCGAGCTCGGCGACGGTGTCCTCGAGCTGGATGTACGGATCGAGCAGCTCGCGCTCCTCGTCCCACCGGAAGACCGTCGCGTAGGGGATGTCCAGGACGTTCTGGGCCGTGTCGACCGCGGTCCGGCAGATGTCGCGCTGGGACCCGGCCGCCATCAGATCGCGGGTCGCGCCGTGGAGCGCGTCGAGCATCTCCTCGCGCCGGACCCGCTCGGTCACGTCGTAGTAGAGCTCGACCCGGCCGCCGGCGTACAGCCCCGACTCGATGGGCCGGCTCCGGTGGTGGAGGTGGCGCTCCCCGCGGTCGCCGCCCGCCGTGACGTGGCAGGTGAACTCCTCGACGTAGCTGTTGTCCTCGTAGGTCGCGGTCACGGTGTCGACGAACGCCTCGTCGTCCGCGACCACGTCGCGTATCTCAGCGTCGATGAGCGACCGCTTGTCCGCCCCGAGCACGCGTTCGCGGTCCAGATCGAAGTACTCGGTCACCGCGGAGTTGGCCCACGCCACCTCGAACTCGTCGTCGAGCACGAAGATGCCGACGTCGGTGTTGTCCATCACGTCCTCGGTCATCGACCGGTGGCGCTCCGCGTTGCGCTTGCGCTCGGTGATGTCGGTGTAGATGACGTAGTGCTCGTCGCCGCCCGACACCGAGGCGTTGCGCACCAGGAAGTCCCGGACGCCGTCGACCGCCTCGCGCTCGACTTCGGCGTCGATACGCTCGCCGTTGCGCACGCGCTCGGTGAGTCGCTCGGCCTCCTCGCGCCGGCCGTCCGGAACGAGGATGTCGTCGATGGAGGCGCCCAGTGCCTCCTCGCCGTCGTAGCCGAACACGTCCTCGAACGCCTCGTTGACCGACAGGACGACCGGCTCGCCGTCCCGGAGCTCGTACCGCGCGGTCGGCTCCGGGACGTTCTCGAACAGGGCGGCGAACCGGTCGCGCTCGGCCCGGAGCGCCTCCTCCGACCGGACCCGGCTCAGCGCCTCGGCGGCGTGGGCGACCAGTAGCTCCGCCAGTCGGAGGTCCTCCTCGTCGAACTCCCCGGGGGTGTACGCCCCGGCCTGGAGCACCCCCACGTCGCCGAACGGGACGCTCAACACCGACCGGTACCGGTCGCTCACGACCTCGACGTCCCCGACCTCGTGGATGTCGTCGACGACGAACGTCCTGCCGGTCAGGTAGGTCTCGCCCGCCAGCCCCTCGTCGGCCCGGAGCACGTCGTAGCCCGTCTCGTCGAGCTCCGAGGAGGTGGCCTTCGGGACCAGGTAGCCGTCCTCCTCGACGTCGACCCCGCAGATGTCGAACTTCAGGATCTCCTCGGCGGCGTCGACGGTCCGGCGGTAGATCTCCCGGGGCGTGTCGCAGCCCTCCAGACTGACCGCCACGTGGTGGAGCTCCTCGATCTTCTGCTTCTCGCGGGTCAGGTCCCGCTCTAACTGCTTGCGGTCGGTGATGTCGGTGTAGATGACGTACCCGCCGGTGGCGTCGTCCGGGACCTTCGCGGTCCGGACCTGGAAGTCCCGGACCCCCGTCGCCGTCTCCCGGCGCACCTCCGCGTCGACGTGGTCGCCTCGCTGCATCCGGTCGACGTGTCGCTTCGCCTCCTCGGCGTACTCGTCGGGGACCAGGACGTCGAGCACCGACTCGCCGACGACCCGCTCGGCGTCGTAGCCGAACACCGCCTCGAACGACTCGTTGACCGACCGGATCACCGGCTCGCCGTCGACGACGTCGTGGTAGATGATCGCGTCGCGGGTGTTCTCGAACAGCGCGGCGAACCGGTCGCGCTCGGCTTCGAGGGCCGCCTCCGACCGGATGCGCTGGACCGACTGGGCCAGGTGGGAGGTCAACAGCTCGGCCAGCTTCCGGTCGCTCCGGTCGAACGCGCCGACCTCCTTCGAGACCGCCTGGAAGACGCCCACCTCGCCGACCGGGACGGTCAGCGCCGCCCGGTAGCCGCTGGCGGCCGGGTCGACGCCCGCCTCGCGGAGGTCGGCCGTCCGGATCGACCGGCCCGCACGGTAGGCCCGCGCCGCGAGGTTGTCGTCGGCCGACACCGGCGTGGTGGTGTAGACGCCGTCGGTCGGCACGCCCCTCGAGACCGCCTGTGGCACCAGCTCGCCGTCCTCGACCGTGTCGACCGCGCAGAGGTCGAACTCCAGCAGCTGCTCGGCCGTCTCGACCGCCAGCTCGCAGGCGGCCTCGACGCTGCCGGACTCCTCGAGCATCACCGCGACCTCGTGGAGCTCGCGGGTCTTGCGCTTCTCGGCCTCGAGCCGGTCGGCCAGCCGCTCGCGCTCGTTCACGTCCCGGACCACCGCCGAGAAGTAGCGCGCCCTGTCGCGCTCGGCCTCGCGGATCGACACCGCGAGCGGCACCTCGCGACCGTCGCGGTGCCGCCCCGTCAGCTCGACGTAGTCGCGCTGGTCCGGACCCGAGTCCGCGGCCAGCGACTCGACCACCTCGGCGACCCGGTCGGCCTCGCCGTCGGCGAGCAGCGTCCGGACCGGCTCGCCCGCGATGGTATCGGGATCGTAGCCGAACACGCGCTCGACCGCCCGGGTGGCGAACGCCACCTCGCAGTCCTCGTCGACGGTCAGGATGGGGTCGGGCGTCCCCTCGACCAGCGTCTCGACCCGGTCGGCGAGCCGGTCGCGCTCGTCGGCGGCCGACCGCAGCTCCGCGGCGCGCTCGACCCGTCGCGCGGTCCGCGCCGGGAGGTCGGCTCGCGGCCGGGTCGGGACGAACGCGACGTCGCGGGGCGCGTCCTCGACCGACTCGGCGACCAGCACCCTGGCGGCGTCGGGCCGGAGCTCGCCGACGGCGCCGAGCAGCTCCGCGCCGTCGACGTCGGGGAGGTCGGCCTCGGCGACGACGCAGTCGACCGCATCGGTCTCGATCCGGTCGAGCGCCTCGGTTCCGCGGCGCTCGACGCGCAGTTCGGAGTCGAACAGTTCCCCGGCGACGGCGGCCCCCCGCGTCTCCTCGCCGACGTACAGCACCCGTCGCGCGACGGCTCGCGGCCGGCCTCGTTCCCCCTCGGGCCGTTGCATTATTACCACGACAGACACCGGGAGGTTGTTAGCGTTTCGTCTCGGGTTGGGTTCGAAATCTCTTTTCCGTCCCGTGCGGCGTCGGAGACGCTCCGAACTCCTTTGTTCCTGTAATATGTGGGGCGGATAAATACCACTCGTCTGACGCACTCCGGGGCGCGGCGCGGCTTGTGTAACCATTAAGAGTCGGGGGCGGCACGTCTCGGACATGCGACTGGAGGAGTACTGGGGGGTCGGACCCAAGACGCGCGAGCGCCTCGAGGCCGAACTGGGCACCGAGCGCGCGGTGGAGGCCATCGAGTCCGGCGAGGTCCGTGCGCTCGTCTCGGCGGGGCTGCCCCGCGGGCGCGCGACACGCATCCTCCGGCGGGCCAACGGCGGCGAGGGGATGTCGGTCCTGGCGACCCGCGACGCCCGGGCGGTCTACAAGGAACTGCTCGACGTGGCCAGCGACTACGCCGTGACCGAGGACGCGGCCGACCGCATCCGGGTGTTGACGCCGCTGATGGACCGGGAAGAGGCCGAGGAGCGACTCGACGCGGTGACGGACGCCGCCGAATCGTGGGCCGCGCTGGACGACCCGACCCGCGAGGAGGTGCTGTCGGCGTTCGCCGAGTTCGCCGGCGACGACCGCATCGGCGAGGACGAGGCCGCGGTCCGGACCGTGCTCGCGCTCCGGGACGCCGGACTCTCCGAGGGAGCATTCTCGCGCGTCGCCGACATCGACCGCGCCGACCTCGAGGCCGCCGCCTCGGCGCTCGCGGACCTCGACGGCGGCGACGTGGCCCGGGGCGTCGACGACGAACTCGACGACCTCCGGGACGCGCTCGACGGCGCGGAGGCACTCTCGGCCGACTCGCTCGACGCGATGGAGGAGATCCGCGAGGAGGCCCGCGCCGGCGCGGAGTTCGGCGAGGTGGTGGTCGACTACGTGGCGAGCGAGACCGACGCCGGGTTCCAGCGCGTCCGGGACGCCGCGCCCGAGGACGCGGTCGACGCCGCCGACTTCGTGAACGCCACGCTCCGGAACCTGCTCGAGGACCTCCGGGAGACCGCCGAGGAGCGCGAGCGCTCGGTCGCCCGGCGGCTCCGGGGTCGAATCGCCGAGAACCAGGCCGCCGTCGACGACGCGCGGGCGGCGGTGTCGGACCTGGCGTTCCACCTCTCGCTGGCCCGGTTCGCCCGCGACTTCGACCTCGCCCGGCCGTCGTTCACCGACGAGGGCTTCGCGGTCCTGAACGCCCGGAACGTCTCGCTCGAGGCGGGCGGCGAGTCGGTCCAGCCGGTGACGTACGCGGTCGGCAGTCACGGGCTCGGGGACGGGTCGGCGTCCGATTCCGCCCCCTCCGAGGACGATGCGGACGCCGACCCGGCGCCGCCCGACGGCGACAGGGTCTCGGTGCTGACCGGCGCGAACTCCGGCGGGAAGACGACCCTGCTGGAGACGATGTGCCAGGTCGCGCTGCTGGCCCAGATGGGCCTGCCGGTGCCCGCCGAGCGCGCGGAGGTGTCGCTCTCCGAGGACATCGTCTTCCACCGGCGCCACGCCAGTTTCAACGCGGGCGTGCTGGAGTCCACCCTGCGGAGCATCGTCCCGCCGCTGACCGACGGGTCGAACACCCTGATGCTGGTCGACGAGTTCGAGGCTATCACCGAACCCGGGAGCGCGGCCGACCTGCTCCACGGTCTGGTCCGGCTCACGGTCGACCGCGGCGCGCTCGGGGTGTTCGTCACTCACCTCGCCGACGACCTCAAGCCCCTCCCCGAGAAGGCCCGCAAGGACGGCATCTTCGCCGAGGGCCTCGACGACGACCTCGAACTCGAGGTCGACTACCAGCCCCGGTTCGGCACGGTCGGCAAATCCACCCCGGAGTTCATCGTCTCCCGGCTGCTGGCGGGCGCCGACGACCGGACCGAGCGGGCCGGCTTCGAGACGCTGGCCCGCGCTGTCGGCGAGGAGGCGGTCCAGCGCACCCTCGACGACTGGTCGCCCGAGGCCGAGGCGGACGACTGATCTCGGATGGCAGGTCCCCCGAACGGCGACGAATCCGCCGATTCCTCCGCGTCCTCCGGACCGTCGGCATCCTCTCCGTCGTCTGCGCCCTCCGCGACCTCCCCGTCTCCCCCACCGGCTACTCCTTGGGACGCCCGCCTCGTCCTCGCCGCCGGCGTCCTGTTGGGAATCGTCGGCCTCGCCGCCACCGTCGCTCGACACCCGGCGAAGATCGGCATGGACCTCCAGGTGTACTACTTCGCGGCAAAAGCCGCCCTCTCGGGCGCGGACTTCTACGCGGCCGCGCCGCCGGCCCACCCGACCTACGGCTACGTCTACCCGCCGGTCACGCTCCCGGTCTTCTACCCCTTCGCGCTGTTCGGGAGCTGGCGGGCCGCGTTCGCCGCGTTCACCCTGCTCAACGTCGCCGCGGCGCTCGCTACGGCCGCCCTGCTCGTCGACTACGTCGAGCGCTACCGCCAGCCCCTGGCCCGGCTCGACCGCGCGCTGATCGCGGGCTTCGTCCTGCTCTCGCTCCACTCGGCGTCGACGCTGCTGTACGGGGAGACCAACTACTTCCTCGTGCTGGCGCTCGTCGCGGGGTTCCGGTGGCTGGACGCCGCCGAAACCACCGACGTCGGTGCGGAGACCCGCGGTTGGCTCGGCGACGAGGCGAAGGCCGGCGTCGCCTTCGCGCTCCCGGCGGTGGTCAAACTCTTCCCGGCCGCCGTGGGGCTCTGGCTGCTCCGTCGCCGGGCCTGGCGGGCCGTCGCGGCCGCGACCGCGACCGGCGTCGGGGCGTTCGCGCTCGGCGTCGCGGCGTTCGGCGTCGACGCCCACCTGACCTACCTCGACGTCGCGGTCCGCCCGCGGCTGTCGAGCGAGGAGTTCGCCGGCGGACTCGACCCGGCCGCGGCCATGGTGACGCTCCGGCGGCCGCTCTCGGTGCTACTGCCGGACCTCGACCCCTCGCTCTACGGCCCGCTGGCGTTCCTGCTGCTCGCGCCGGTCGTGGCGTACTGCTACCGGCGGATCGACGGGCCGGTCGAGCGACTGGTCGCCGTCTTCGCCACGATGGCGGCGATAGTCGTCGGGTTCCCGTCGCTGCTGCTGTACGCCGTCTTCCTCGTCTTCCCGCTGGTTCCGCTGCTCTACCTGCTGGAGCGCGGGCCGGCCCGGCGGCTGTTCGTCGCGGGCGCGTTCGTCTCGAACGTCGCGGTGACGCTGGCAAACGTCCGGGCGCTGGTCGGGGCGACGCCGATTCCGGCCGGCGTCCTCGACGTTGCGACGCCGGTGCTCACCTTGGGAACTCCGACGCTCTACGGCGTCGTCCTGATGCTGGCCGCCTGCGCGCTCGCCGTCAGAAGAACATCGCCCACGCGATGAGTCCCATGGTGAGCACCGCCAGGAGCGCGGGCAGCAGTCCGAGCAGAACCGTCGTGAGCCGGTCGAGCCGGCGCTCGTCGTCGACCGGCTCGAGCACGCTGTAGCCGCACTCCACGCACTGCTTGCGGTCGCTCCGGTGCTTTCTCCCGCAGTCCTTGCACTTCCAGCGCTTGGGACCGAGACTCATTGACGTTGGCCCACCCGATGAACGCATGTGTTTTAGGTCTTGCGTCCCGCGGCGGGTCGACGCCGACGATTCGTCGTCTCGCGGCCGGAACGGACCAACACTCACGAACACTTATCAATTCGGCGCGAGTTCCGGGAACCGATGGACGGACGCGAGCGGGACGACGCGGCGGACGACCGCGAGCGCGGCAGGGCGGGCGCCGACCGCGAGCGGTTCGACCGCCTCCGCGAGGCGGCCCGCGACCGGTGGGCCAGCGCCGACGGGGACGTCGACGCCGCGGCGCCGCGCCTCGACAGCGCCGACGCGGACGAGCGCGCGGCGGCGGCGTGGACCCTCGCGGAACTCGCCGCGAGCGACCCCGACCGCGCCCGCCGGCTCCCGGTCGAGGACGGACTCGCGCCGCTGCTGGCCGACGGCGACCGGTGGGTCCGCAGGGGCGCCTCCTGGGCGCTGGCGGCCGTCGCCGAGGACCACCCGGCGCGGGCCCGGGCCGGCCTCTCGGCCGTCGCCGGCGGCCTGACCGACGACGACCCCCTCGTTCGAGAAAACAGCGTCCTCGCGTTCGCGGACGTCGCCCGGGAGTACCCGCGCGCCGCCGAACCCGGGCTGAGCGACCTCGCGGCCCTCGCGTCCGACGGCGACGACCGGGTTCGACGGACCGCCGTCGAGACCCTCCGGCGACTCCTCGTCCGCCTCGACGAGGACGGCTTCCCGCGGACCGTCGCGGTCACGCCGGAGGTCGCCGAGAGCCTGCGCGGCGAGGCCGACGTGGTCGAGGTGACCGAAGAGGACGACGACCCCGACGGTCCGGCGGTCCGGGTCCGCGACGCGTCGGCGGACGAGGAGCGCGGCGATGACGAGGGTGATGGAGATACCGAGGGTCCGGGCGACCGCGACGAGGAATCGCTCGGCCCGCCGGAGCGGATTCCCGAGGTGCCCGCGGTCGAGGGCCGGCGCCGCGACTTCGACAGGCTCTCGGACCTCGGCGGCGGCCCGCTGACGACCGCCGCGAAGGCCCGGGTCCGAACTGTCGGCGAGGGCGGCCACCACGTCGTGGTCGTCCTCCGGTCGCTCCGGGCCGGCGCCGGCGTCGACCCCGACGAGTTCGCGGCGGCGATACGCGCGTGGGACAGCCTCGACGACCACGACCACGTCGCGCCGGTCCTGGCCCGCGGCGAGACGCCCCGGCCCTGGCTCGCCACCGAGTTCATGGACGGGGGTAGCCTCCGGGACGCCGTCGGCTCGGCGGGTATCGGGCGCGCGGTGTGGTACGCCCACTGCGTCGTCACGGCGGTCTGTCACGCCCACGCACGCGGCGTGGTCCACGGCGCCCTCCGACCCGGCGCGGTCGGCCTCTCGCGGACGCTGGGGGCGTGGCCGGTCCCGAAGGTCGGCGACTGGGCGTTCGGCGGTCCGCTGTCGGCGGTCCGGGACCTGCCGGTGCCGCCGGCCTACGCCGCGCCCGAGCACGTCGCCCCGGACGAGTTCGGCCGCCCCGACCCCGCGACCGACGTCTACCAGGTCGGGGCGCTCTGCTACGCGCTGCTCGCGGGCCGGCCGCCGTTCGTCGGCGACCCGGACGACGTCGCGCGCCGGGTCACGACCGAGGACCCGGCGCCGCCGAGCGCGCACGCTCCGGCGGTGCCGGAGACGCTCGACGCGCTGGTCGACCGGGCGCTCGCCAGGGAGAAGCGCGCGCGGTTCGAGACGGCCGAGGACCTCCGGCGGGAACTGGAGGTCGTCGCGCGCGACCTGTCGCTGTCCGTCGAGCTGTAACTGTCGCGCGGGTGTAACCGCGGCCCGGTCGCGGCCTTGTTCCACTCAGCGCCCGCCGGCCGGACCGTCGTCGTGGAAGTAGACCACGCGCTCGGAATCGCTCCGGGCGCGCTCGTCCTCGGCGTCGTACCGGGTCGCGCACCGCCGCGCGTACTTCGTCAGCGCCGAGAACGGCGGCCCGCCGAAGACGTCGGCCCAGCGGTCCCCGCGCTCGACCACGACGCGCTGGTCGTAGGCTTTGCCACAGACCGGGCAGGGCGTCTCGTCGGGGTCGTGGGAGTGCACGTCACGCTAGACGGACGCGAGCGGTTTCAATCTCCCGGGCGCCGGCGGTCCGGAACGTCGCTCCGCGCGACCCGGTGCCGGAAGCCCCGCATCCGGGACCGCGGAGAGCGGCGGGTCGCTCCGCGGTTGGCGGCCGCCCGACCGCACTCCGCCCGCATTTAAGTATCCTCGATGCGACAGGACGGTACGATGGCGCTCGCGTCGCTCACCGCGCAGGCGTCCGGCGACCCGAGCGGTGCGGTCGTCCGCTTCCTCGGGTCGGTGCTGCTCGCGTTCGCGGCCGGGACGTTCGGCTACTACGCGCGCCGGAACCGCCGGCTCGACCGACTGGAGTCCCAGCGACCGTTCTGGCGGTACCTCGGCCTGGTTGGGGCGACCGCCGGCGCCTTCGGCGTGCTCGGCGTCGCCGGCGTGGTCGCCGAGTCGCGCGCGCTGACCGCG
This region of Halorussus rarus genomic DNA includes:
- a CDS encoding glycosyltransferase family 87 protein, encoding MGIVGLAATVARHPAKIGMDLQVYYFAAKAALSGADFYAAAPPAHPTYGYVYPPVTLPVFYPFALFGSWRAAFAAFTLLNVAAALATAALLVDYVERYRQPLARLDRALIAGFVLLSLHSASTLLYGETNYFLVLALVAGFRWLDAAETTDVGAETRGWLGDEAKAGVAFALPAVVKLFPAAVGLWLLRRRAWRAVAAATATGVGAFALGVAAFGVDAHLTYLDVAVRPRLSSEEFAGGLDPAAAMVTLRRPLSVLLPDLDPSLYGPLAFLLLAPVVAYCYRRIDGPVERLVAVFATMAAIVVGFPSLLLYAVFLVFPLVPLLYLLERGPARRLFVAGAFVSNVAVTLANVRALVGATPIPAGVLDVATPVLTLGTPTLYGVVLMLAACALAVRRTSPTR
- a CDS encoding protein kinase domain-containing protein — translated: MDGRERDDAADDRERGRAGADRERFDRLREAARDRWASADGDVDAAAPRLDSADADERAAAAWTLAELAASDPDRARRLPVEDGLAPLLADGDRWVRRGASWALAAVAEDHPARARAGLSAVAGGLTDDDPLVRENSVLAFADVAREYPRAAEPGLSDLAALASDGDDRVRRTAVETLRRLLVRLDEDGFPRTVAVTPEVAESLRGEADVVEVTEEDDDPDGPAVRVRDASADEERGDDEGDGDTEGPGDRDEESLGPPERIPEVPAVEGRRRDFDRLSDLGGGPLTTAAKARVRTVGEGGHHVVVVLRSLRAGAGVDPDEFAAAIRAWDSLDDHDHVAPVLARGETPRPWLATEFMDGGSLRDAVGSAGIGRAVWYAHCVVTAVCHAHARGVVHGALRPGAVGLSRTLGAWPVPKVGDWAFGGPLSAVRDLPVPPAYAAPEHVAPDEFGRPDPATDVYQVGALCYALLAGRPPFVGDPDDVARRVTTEDPAPPSAHAPAVPETLDALVDRALAREKRARFETAEDLRRELEVVARDLSLSVEL